From the Desulfobotulus mexicanus genome, the window GCTTCCGGATTGAAAGATTAGAAAATTAGCGGGTGGGGAGCCAGCAGGCCGGGAAGAAGGTTCCGGAGAAGGGTTGAAATCCATCAGGAGGATTTAATGGCTAACTGGAAATTGGTAGTTGAAGGCCAACAAATAAGGATAGATCGTGTGAGGGACGAACCACGATCTATCCTTATTTGTTATCATTACTATGTATTTTAAAGCATTTTTTATTATTTAATGATACTTTATTATCTGCAAATTTTGGAATCTGATAAGTTTTTTGTTTTAAAAAATAATAAAGTTCAAGTTTTTGGGGGGCGCATGGAAAAAGAAATAGCATCATCAGGATTTGATTTGGATAGAATTTATGATCTTATGATCAAATTTACCAGTAAGCAGAAAAGTTATGTAGATGCTCTTTCAAAAAATAAAGTAAAAAGTGAGCTTCCTGCACCTGGGGTTATGTTTGATTTTTTTGAAGTATTTCAAAAAATGGCACTAAATCCCGGCAATCTTTTAAATCTAAGTTTTAAAATGATGAAAGATTATAATGAAGTTTCATCATCTATTGTAGGAAACTTATTGGATCCTCAGGAAAAAGAAGAAAAACAGGAAAAAGATAAAAGATTTTCAGGAGAAGAGTGGAATAAAACTCCATTTTTTCAGTTTATGAAAGATTTGTACCTTTTAAACGTGAAAACCTTAAGTGAAGCTGTTTCAAATGTTGAAGGTATTGAGGCTGTTAAAAAGAAAAGAGTTGAGTTTTATACAAAGCAGTTTCTTGAAGCTGTTTCACCTTCCAATTTTCTTGCCACTAACCCGGAACTGTTAAAATATACCTTTGATCATAAAGGTGAAAATATTTTTGAGGGCATTGATAATTTTTTAGATGATGTAAACTGTGAAGATGGAAGTCTTAATATTAGAATTTCAGATGATACAGCATTTATGCTTGGAGAAAATATTGCACTGAGTAAAGGAAGTGTTGTTTATCAAAATGATATTCTTCAGCTTATTCAGTATTCCCCAACTACGGATAAAGTTTTTAAGATTCCTGTTTTAATTTCTCCTCCTTTTATAAATAAATATTATATTCTTGATATTAATGAAAAAATTTCCATGGTCAAATGGCTGGTGGATCAGGGTTACACTGTTTTTGTAATTTCATGGGTAAATCCATCAACAGAGCATGCTTCAAAAAGATATGAAGATTATGTGCTTGAAGGTCATATTGAAGTTCTTGATGTGATTGAAAAAATAACAAAAGTTAAAAAGATCTCAGCTATTGGATATTGTACTGGTGGAACAATTCTTGCCACAACAGCCGCATATCTTGAGTCAAAAAAGCAACAAAGGTTTGCATCCCTTACTTATATGGCAACATTGATAGATTTTTCCGAACCAGGAGAAATTGGGAATTTTCTTGATCAATCTCAGGTAAAAAAAATAACCGAGGATATTAAAAAAGTAGGATATCTTGACGGAAGGCATCTTGCCAAGACATTTAATATGTTGAAACCAAGTGATCTTATATGGTCCTATGCTGTTAACAGTTATATAAAGGGACGGGATCCTGTTCCTTTTGATATTTTGTACTGGAATTCCGACTCTACAAATCTTCCTGCCGGAATGTATGCTTTTTACCTTCAGAATATGTATATTGAAAACAGGCTTAAGGATCCCGGTGGAATAAAAATAGGTGGCGTTCCAATTGATATTTCAAAAATAAAAACGCCTTCATATTTTCTTGCAACTGAAGATGATCATATAGTTTTGTGGAAATCTTCATTTAAAGGAGCTCTTCTTTTTGCAGGAAGAGTGAGGTTTGTTCTTGGTGGTTCGGGCCATGTTGCAGGAGTTGTTAATCCTCCTGTGAAAAATAAGTACGGCTACAGGGCTGCAGATCTTGAATTTGATTCTCCTGTAAACTGGGTCAAAAATGCTGGAAAAAAGGAAGGTTCATGGTGGCTTGACTGGCATGATTGGAACATTGAGTTTGCAGGTGAAGAGGTTGCAAAAAGAATACCCGGCAAAGGTAATTTTAAGGAAATTGAAAAGGCACCCGGAAGTTATGCACTCAGAAGAGTTGACACCAAGGTCAAATGCAAGGAAACCTGTACCTGTAGTAAGCCTTCGCGCAATGGAATTACTCAGATCAAGCCTTCAATTAAATAATTTTGATAACCGGTTAAAAAAGGGGACACGGCATCAGGCCGCATCCCCTTTTCTTTGTCCTGCATCCGGGAAGCCTTAAGGCCTCCCGGATTTTTTTATTCTGCGCTGCCCTTGGCGTCTGCCATGTATTTCAAGGCTGCATAACGTCTTGCGTAATCTGCTTCAATGGAAGCCCTGAGTTTTTTAGATTCCTCGGGGAAGCTCTTTTCCAGCATGGCAAAGCGGTTTTCACCGGAAAGGAATTCCTGCAGGGTTCCGTCCGGAGCTTTGGACTCCAGAACAAAGGGATTCTTGCCCTCTTCTTCCAGTAGGGGATTGAAGCGGTAAAGCGGCCAGTAACCGGACTGAACAGCCAGCTTCATTTCTTCCTGAGTCTTGCCCATGCCCTTTTTGATGCCCTGATTGATGCAGGGGGCATAGCAGATTACAATGGAAGGTCCGGGGTAGTTTTCCGCTTCCACAAAGGCTTTGAGAACCTGCTGCTTGTTGGCACCCATGGATACGGAGGCTACATACACATAGCCGTAGCTCATCATCATGCGGCCAAGGTCTTTTTTGGCCGTTTTCTTGCCGGATGCGGCAAACTTTGCAATGGCACCCGTAGGTGTTGCCTTGGAAGACTGACCGCCGGTGTTGGAGTAAACTTCCGTGTCCATGACAAGGATATTGATGTCTTCTCCTGAAGCCAGAACATGGTCAAGGCCGCCGAACCCGATGTCATAGGCCCAGCCGTCACCACCGAAGATCCAGTGGGATTTTTTTACAAAGAGATCTGCCTGATCCAGAATTTGATCGATGATATCATGGGCAGGGGCCGTTGCCAGGGCAGCTTCCATGCGGCGTCCTGTTACTGGGGATTTTTTGCCGTCCCACATGGTATCCAGCCATTCCTGCATGGCTGCCTTAACCTCGGCATCCAGATCCAGCTCAAGGGCTTCTTTTACCAGCTGGGCTATACCTTCACGGCGGTGCTTGACGGCAATCATTTTGCCGTAGCCGAATTCGGCTGTATCCTCAAACAGGGAGTTGCCCCAGGTGGGTCCGTGTCCGTCTTCATTGGTGCAGTAGGGTGCGCTGGGCGCACTGCCGCCCCAGATGGAGGAACAGCCCGTGGCGTTGGAGATGAACATGCGCTCACCAAAGAGCTGGGTGAGAAGTTTTACATAGGGAGTCTCTCCGCAGCCTGCGCAGGCGCCGGAGAATTCCATGAGGGGTTTTACAAACTGGGAACCTTTTACGGATTCCCTGTTCATGATGCCGGCCTTGAAGGGCACGGTGAGGGAGAATTCGTGGTTGGGTACTTCCACTGTAGTCTGGGTTTCCAGGGGCTTCATGATCAGAGCAGGAGTTTTGGCGGGGCAGATGTCCACACAGTTACCGCAGCCGTAGCAGTCAAGGGTGTTGACCTGAATGCGGAACTTCATGCCTTCCAGCTCTTTGCCCTTGGCTTCCATGACTTTAAAGTCTGCGGGGGCACCTTCCAGCTCGTCATCTGTGGCGAGAATGGGGATGATGGCTGCATGGGGGCAGACATAGGAGCACTGGTTGCACTGGATGCAGTTATCCATGATCCATTCGGGTACGGCGATGGCAACACCCCGTTTTTCATAAAGGGTGGTGCCTACGGGGAAGACGCCGTCGGGAGAGAAGGCGGATACGGGCAGGTCATCACCTTTCTGGGCCAGCATGGGACGCATGACATTCTGGATGAATTCGGGCTCGTCCATGTCACCTGCGGTTCTTTTGACCGCCGTTGCCCATGAAGCGGGAACGGGTATTGCAACCAGAGCATCCAGAGCCTTTTCCACGGCCTTAATGTTCATGGAAACTATAGCCTCACCCTTGTTGCCATAGGTTTTGGCAATGTCTTTTTTAAGGAGATCAATAGCTTCTTCAAAGGGCAGTACGCCGGAAAGCTTGAAGAAGGCGGTTTGCATAACCATGTTGATGCGGTTACCAAGGCCGATTTCAGAGGCGATTTTCACGGCATCTATGGTGTAAACCTTGATGTTTTTTGCTGCAATGGTACGGCGCATATCTGCAGGCAGCTCATTTTCCAGCTCTTCAGCTGTCCAGTGGGTGTTGAGCAGGAAGGTGCCGCCGTCCATAATGCCATCCAGCACATCATAAAGCTGTACATAATTGGTTTTGTGTACAGCCACAAAGTCCGGGGTGTTGACAAGGTAGGTGGACTTGATGGGGGTTTTACCAAAACGAAGATGGCTGACGGTGATGCCGCCGGATTTTTTGGAGTCATAGGAGAAGTATGCCTGAGCATAAAGATCCGTATGGTCGCCGATAATCTTGATGGCGGTTTTGTTGGCACCTACGGTACCATCGGAACCAAGGCCGTAGAACTTGCAGCGAACCGTACCTTTGGGAGCGGTATCAATCTGCTCTTTTACCTCAAGGGAGGTGTGGGTCACATCATCGGTGATGCCGATGGTGAAGTGGTTTTTGGGGGCAAAGCCCTTCATGTTGTCATAAACGGTTTTAACCATGGAGGGTGTGAATTCCTTGGAACCCAGACCATAGCGTCCGCCCACGATACCGGGGGCTTCGCCGTGCTCCATGAAGGCAGTGCAGACATCAAGGTAGAGGGGCTCACCAATGGCACCCGGCTCTTTGGTGCGGTCGAGTACGGTGATGCGCTCTACAGTGGAGGGCAGGGCAGCAAGGAAAGCCTCGTTCACAAAGGGGCGGTAAAGGCGGACTTTGACAAGGCCAACACGCTCGCCCTTTTCCACGAGGTAATCAATGGTCTCTTCAATGGTTTCACAGGCAGAACCCATGGCAACAATTACACGTTCCGCCTCGGGATGACCCACATAATCAAAGAGATTGTACTGTCTTCCCGTAAGTGCGGAGACCTTTTTCATGTAGTCTGTAACCACATGGGGCAGTTCATCATAGAATATGTTGCAGGCTTCACGGCCCTGGAAGTAGATGTCCGGGTTCTGGGCAGTACCGCGGATTTCAGGATGCTCGGGGTTCATGGCATGGTGCTTGAACTCTGCTACTGCTTCACGGTTCACAAGCTTTGCCATGTCTTCATAATCGATGGCTTCAATTTTCTGAACTTCATGGGAGGTACGGAAGCCGTCAAAGAAGTGGAGGAAGGGAACCCTTCCTTCAATGGCTGCAAGGTGGGCTACAAGGGCCATGTCCATGGCTTCCTGCACGGAATTGGAGCAGAGCAGGGCAAAGCTTGTCTGGCGGCAGGCCATGACATCCTGATGATCCCCGAAGATGGAAAGGGCATGGGCTGCCACGGCACGGGCCGTTACATGGAAGACGGCGGGCAGGAGTTCGCCTGACATCTTGTACATGTTGGGGATCATGAGCAGAAGCCCCTGGGATGCCGTGAATGTGGAAGTGTATGTTCCTGCGGCAAGGGCGCCGTGCATGGCCCCAGCAGCACCGGCTTCGGACTGGAGCTGGCGCACGGTCACGGGCTGACCGAAGATATTTTTACGCCCGTCTGCTGCCCAGGCATCGGAAATTTCACCGATGGGAGTGGACGGGGTAATGGGATAAATGGTGGCAAGATCGCTGAAGGCATAGGCCACATGG encodes:
- the phaC gene encoding class I poly(R)-hydroxyalkanoic acid synthase encodes the protein MEKEIASSGFDLDRIYDLMIKFTSKQKSYVDALSKNKVKSELPAPGVMFDFFEVFQKMALNPGNLLNLSFKMMKDYNEVSSSIVGNLLDPQEKEEKQEKDKRFSGEEWNKTPFFQFMKDLYLLNVKTLSEAVSNVEGIEAVKKKRVEFYTKQFLEAVSPSNFLATNPELLKYTFDHKGENIFEGIDNFLDDVNCEDGSLNIRISDDTAFMLGENIALSKGSVVYQNDILQLIQYSPTTDKVFKIPVLISPPFINKYYILDINEKISMVKWLVDQGYTVFVISWVNPSTEHASKRYEDYVLEGHIEVLDVIEKITKVKKISAIGYCTGGTILATTAAYLESKKQQRFASLTYMATLIDFSEPGEIGNFLDQSQVKKITEDIKKVGYLDGRHLAKTFNMLKPSDLIWSYAVNSYIKGRDPVPFDILYWNSDSTNLPAGMYAFYLQNMYIENRLKDPGGIKIGGVPIDISKIKTPSYFLATEDDHIVLWKSSFKGALLFAGRVRFVLGGSGHVAGVVNPPVKNKYGYRAADLEFDSPVNWVKNAGKKEGSWWLDWHDWNIEFAGEEVAKRIPGKGNFKEIEKAPGSYALRRVDTKVKCKETCTCSKPSRNGITQIKPSIK
- the nifJ gene encoding pyruvate:ferredoxin (flavodoxin) oxidoreductase gives rise to the protein MAAKEKKLMTIDGNTAAAHVAYAFSDLATIYPITPSTPIGEISDAWAADGRKNIFGQPVTVRQLQSEAGAAGAMHGALAAGTYTSTFTASQGLLLMIPNMYKMSGELLPAVFHVTARAVAAHALSIFGDHQDVMACRQTSFALLCSNSVQEAMDMALVAHLAAIEGRVPFLHFFDGFRTSHEVQKIEAIDYEDMAKLVNREAVAEFKHHAMNPEHPEIRGTAQNPDIYFQGREACNIFYDELPHVVTDYMKKVSALTGRQYNLFDYVGHPEAERVIVAMGSACETIEETIDYLVEKGERVGLVKVRLYRPFVNEAFLAALPSTVERITVLDRTKEPGAIGEPLYLDVCTAFMEHGEAPGIVGGRYGLGSKEFTPSMVKTVYDNMKGFAPKNHFTIGITDDVTHTSLEVKEQIDTAPKGTVRCKFYGLGSDGTVGANKTAIKIIGDHTDLYAQAYFSYDSKKSGGITVSHLRFGKTPIKSTYLVNTPDFVAVHKTNYVQLYDVLDGIMDGGTFLLNTHWTAEELENELPADMRRTIAAKNIKVYTIDAVKIASEIGLGNRINMVMQTAFFKLSGVLPFEEAIDLLKKDIAKTYGNKGEAIVSMNIKAVEKALDALVAIPVPASWATAVKRTAGDMDEPEFIQNVMRPMLAQKGDDLPVSAFSPDGVFPVGTTLYEKRGVAIAVPEWIMDNCIQCNQCSYVCPHAAIIPILATDDELEGAPADFKVMEAKGKELEGMKFRIQVNTLDCYGCGNCVDICPAKTPALIMKPLETQTTVEVPNHEFSLTVPFKAGIMNRESVKGSQFVKPLMEFSGACAGCGETPYVKLLTQLFGERMFISNATGCSSIWGGSAPSAPYCTNEDGHGPTWGNSLFEDTAEFGYGKMIAVKHRREGIAQLVKEALELDLDAEVKAAMQEWLDTMWDGKKSPVTGRRMEAALATAPAHDIIDQILDQADLFVKKSHWIFGGDGWAYDIGFGGLDHVLASGEDINILVMDTEVYSNTGGQSSKATPTGAIAKFAASGKKTAKKDLGRMMMSYGYVYVASVSMGANKQQVLKAFVEAENYPGPSIVICYAPCINQGIKKGMGKTQEEMKLAVQSGYWPLYRFNPLLEEEGKNPFVLESKAPDGTLQEFLSGENRFAMLEKSFPEESKKLRASIEADYARRYAALKYMADAKGSAE